One Nicotiana tomentosiformis chromosome 1, ASM39032v3, whole genome shotgun sequence genomic window, cccctgtactgcatatttactttgggactacggacgtattccgagagatcccctagaacttcatatttactttgggacaatggacgtattttgggagatcctcatgtactgcatatttactttgggactacggacatattccgggagatccccctatactgcatattcatttgaaactacgggacggtatcccgagagatttttcactgtgtttaccttgttttgagccgagggctcccttaactgttaaattttcgagaatttctttaactatgttactgtaaatttcacttatatcttttactgtttaatttattatattttgctCTGGTAggaccttgacctgacctcgtcactattcgacctaggttaggcttggcacttactgggtaccattgtgatgtactcatgcccttcctacacatattttcgtgtgcatatccaggtacgagctatcagccttggggttagtgcgtgctgctgattcgaggagacttcaaggtacttctgcttgcgtccgcagatcttcggagtcctcttctactccctcgcctagagactttctttattaccttcagacttttgtatagagcagatagattatagcagcttgtgacttagtgatattctgggttttgggagaattattttgtatatgccgagtggtacttctcttggctatttataatatgcagtttatctttaaaatgttgtgttttctttatattttttgcaatattaggcttacctagtcgaaaagactaggtggcatcacgacaccttacggagggttaatttgggttgtgacaagttggtatcagagccctaggttcataggagtcgcgagtcacaagccagtttattagagtctcgcggatcggtgcggagacgtccgtacttatcttcagtatgtaactgttaagaacaatcatattctttgatttccttgtcgtgcgcgTTATTGACACAAAAacaaattctaagattctattctattctttctcacagatggtgaagacccgcaatgggaggaccaacaatcaggcacccgagctccctgctagagccgccaaaggccggggtcggggtagaggatgaccacgcggtgcagcccgagcacctgcgagagctgcgtcagaggagcccccagcagctccagctggagggccagcaccggagatccctattgctactccagccctccaggagactttagctcagttcttgagcatgttcagcactctggctcaggctggactattttcgatagctcccgctacatctcaggcagggggaggggcacagactcccgcagcctgcacccctgagcagagggtccaggttgatcaggccccaaagTATATttctatgcccccagtggcttcggttcagcatgagatcagggtagctgcttctgaggcagagcagctcagacttgagaggtacaagaaataccacccacctactttcagcggactagcttcagatgatgctctgggttttcttgaggagtgtcatcgtattctccgcactatgggcattgtggagactaGCGGGGTTTCTTTCAGCGCTTTCCAtctgaggggagcagcatatcagtggtggcgtgcctatgagctgagtagtccggacgaggcagcctctctcacttggactcaattttcagagatgttcttgcatgAGTATATTCCTCAAGGCCTCAtagatgcttggcgcgcagagttagagcagttacgtcagggttctatgactgtgtcggagtatacAGTCTGTTTTAgtgggttagctcgccatgcaccggctctggttgctacagtcaaaGAGAGGGTTTGTcgctttattgagggactccaccccagtattcggaccagtatggccagggagttggagatggacatcacttattagcaggcagtgagcattgccaggagggtagagggcatgtttgcccggaacagggaggagagagaggccaagaggtctcgagagactggtcattattcaggagcttgtgcaccagcagcacgctatggtaggggttttgtgagttgccctgttcattcagctcttccagcagccagctgtgttccagctcctcctagacctcaggagccctattatgcatcgccagtatccagtatgcctcctactcgaggtgctattgccggccagtccagcaggctaGGTTCGAGTTAGTCTCAGCCGTCGCGTCCtttgagaggttgttttgagtgtggtgacactcgtcacctggttagagattgccccagaggcaggaggggtgcacctccacagacttatcagcctccacgtgctccactgggtcctccggccattcttccagcaccagctgccaccccacctcctcagccagctcaaggtggaggtcggggaggtcgaggtcgccctagagggggaggtcaggccaggtactatgcccttccagcccgtttaGAGACCATTgtttcagattcagtcatcacatgtattgtccttgtctgtcatagggatgcatcagtattatttgacccaggctctacgtattcatatgtgtcttcttattttgctccacatttggggatatctcgggattctttgagtttccctgtttatgtatctactcctgtgggagattctcttattgtggactgcgtatatcgatcatgtttgattgctcttagtggttttgagactagagccaatttgttattactcggtatggtagattttgatgttatcttgggcatggactggttgtcgcctcattatgctattcttgattgtcacgctaagaccgtgacgctggctatgccaggttttccGAGATTAGAGTGaaaaggtaccttagagtatactccccgcagggtcatttcatttcttaaggctcagcaaatggttgagaaggggtgtgatgcatatttggcctatgtgagacacgtcagtattgatacccccacagtcgagttagttccagtagtgagggacttcccataTATGTTTCCAGCTAATctatcgggcatgccgcccgacagagatattgattttggcattgatttgttgtcgggcacttagcccatctttattcctccatatcgtatggctcctcctgaattgaaggactTGAGGGAGCAGTtgtaggagtttcttgataagggcttcattcggcccagtgtgtcaccttggggtgctctggtcttatttgtgaagaagaaggatggttctatgcatataTGTATTGATTATTGGCAGCTGAATAAGGAtacagtgaagaacatatatcctttgcctcgcattgatgatttatttgattagttacagcatgccagggtgttttccaagattgacttgcgttctcgctatcatcagttgaagattcgggagccggatatctcgaagactgctttcaagaccagatatggtcactataagtttcttgtcatgtcatttgggctgaccaatgccccaggaGCCTTTATGCATTTAATGCACAatgtattccggccttatcttgattccttcgtcattgtgtttattgacgacatcctggtatattcccggtctcgggaagatcatgagtagcacctgaggaccgtgcttcagactttgagggagaagaggttgtatgcagaattttctaagtgtgaattctggcttgattcagtggcattcttgggccacatagtgtcttgtgatgggatcaaggtagatccaaagaaggtggtggcagtgcagagttggcctaggccgtcatcagctacggagatccgcagtttccttggtttggcggggtattaccatcgctttgtgtagggattttcatccattgtagcacctatgaccaggctgacccagaagggtgctccgttcaggtggaccgaggagtgtgagcagagctttcagaagctcaagacagctttgactacagccccagtattagtattgcctataggttcagggtcctacactgtctattgtgatgcctcgaggattggccttggagtggtattgatgcaggacggtagggtgattgcctacgcgtctagacagttgaaggtgcatgagaagaattatccagttcatgatctcgcgttagcaactattgttcacgcactgaagatctggcgtcattatttgtacggtgttccctgcaAGATTTACACTGACTACCAGAGTTTacagtacttgtccaggcagaaggaccttaatttacgtcagcggaggtggttggggCTACTTAaatattatgatatcactatattatatcacccggggaaggcTAAcatagtggccgacgccttgagtcgtcgggcagagagtttggggagtttggcatatcttccggtagctgagaggcccttagccttggatgttcaggccttagccaaccagtttgtgagattggatatttcagagcctagccggagtggattacttcagaggttagagatcccagagtggaagtgggaacggatcaccatggactttgtagttggacttctacggactttgagaaggttcgatgctatttgggtgatcgtggatcggctgaccaagtcagctcattttattccagtgttgaccacttattcttcagagaggttggctgagatttatatcaaagagattgtccgccttcatggtattccaatatccatcatttcagacagaggtacacagttcacatcacggttttggagagccgtacagcaggagttgggtactagggtggagttgagcacagcctttcaccctcagacggacgggcagtccgagcacacaaTTTAGATTCTTGAGTATATGCtttgtgcctgtgtgatggagttcggagggtcatgggaccaatacttgccacttggaGAGtatgcttacaacaacagttactagtccagcattcagatggcaccgtatgaggccttgtatggtaggcggtgccggtccccagaaggatggtttgagccgggcgagacccgattgttgggtacagatttggtccaggatgccctggataaggtgaaggtgattcaggagagacttcgcacagcccagtccaggcagaagagttatgcagaccgtaaggttcgtgatttggcatttatagttggtgagcgggtcttgcttcgggtatcgcctatgaagggtgtcatgaggttcgggaagaagggcaagctgagctcgaggttcattggtccttttgagatattgcagtgagttggggaggttccatatgagcttgccttgcctcctagcctagcaggagttcactcggtattccacgtgtctatgctccggaagtatcacggtgatccgactcatgtattggatttcagctcagtccagttggacacggatctatcttatgttgaggagccagtagctattttggacaggcaggtcagaaagctcaggtcaaagaatattgcttcagtaaaggtccagtggaggggtcagccggtcgaggaggcgacttgggagaccgagcaggatatgcgcagccagtacccttatcttttcatagtttcaggtatgtctttatacttgttcgaggacgaatgattgttttaagatggggaggatgtaccgacccggtcggtcgttttaagagtaatagccctgatcccctattagcTGCTTTCCCCAAATCATTTTtttctattgtgacttgccgggatgattggttttgagtttcgcagtgttttgggacacttagtccctaaatgagagcttaagccttagaatttggatagtagtcggaactgtgtgaagaagactccggaatgaaattccgtcggttccgttagctccgttaggtgattttgggtttaggagcgtgtctggattgtgttttggaggttcgtagctcatttaggcttaaaatggcgaaagtcgaattgtttagagttttgggccggtagtgaaatttttgatatcgggatcgttTTCTGATTCCGGAGGTTGGAGTAGGTCAGTAATGTTGagtatgacttgtgcgcaaaatttgaggtcaatcggatgtgatttgataggttccggcatcggttgtagaattttgaagtttcaagttctttaagtttgaattggagagtgattcgtgatttagcattgtttgatgtgatttgagagctcgattaagttcgtatggtattttaggattggttggtatgtttgatcgaggtcccgggggccttgggtgtgtttcggatactCAACtagtcatctttggacttagagaagtggcagatttctggtgttttattgcagaaaaatccttcatcgcgttcgcgagaggtgcctcgcgatcgcgtagagcatctgggaaaggcagcgaagttgttcttcgcgttcgcgatgttgttcccgcgttcgcgaaggtgtgggaccttaagcctacgcattcgcgatatggtcctcgcgttcgcgtagtggaacagggcagaggaagcttcgggcattaagcctacgcgttcgcgaagggtccgtcagtgtaaggtacgcgttcgcgagagtcccctcgcgttcgcgaaggagaaattttgggccagtggaagattgttcatcgcgttcgcgatcgtgatgtcacgttcgcgaagaagaacgcacctgggcagaatttaaggttcaaaaacgagggttgagttcataacataaaaatttgattgagaactcggtagaaggcaaaatttggagagattttcggaggaagtttttgcgTAATGATTTCTagctcctttatggttatattccactaatctatggttgatttcatcgtttaatttcgaatttggggtgagaaattgagaaagattcttaggccaaatttgggggttttgatcgagattttggtatcggatttgagcaattttggcacgagtaaactcgtgagtgaatgggagttcgtattttgtgacttttacccgattccgagacgtgggactGGGGTAacattttgggcgtttttcctaatttcacgctttagcttcgaattaattagctaaattagttactcgtagttatatttacattatgcaatttatttgaatagattcgggccatttggagtctgATACttgtggcaagaacgtgttatcgaggtgatttgagcgattcgaggtaagtgaattgcctaaccttgtgttggggacgtcccccttaggatatcttgatattatttggtgtgtgggggccgtgtacgtgaggtgacgagtacgtacacgggctattattgcaaaaaaaaaatcatgtttaacctttttaaatcataaaatgcttctcttattaagttgtactaatatgtttaatcgtgtagtttagactagaaaagtatatttacgtgttttaactgcctaattgacattctgtgcgtcatgtttagctaagtccttatttgccttatctgtgtccagtataaactgtataactcgatgccatacctgccatttcatcttgcgttgcatatttactttgggactacggacgtattccgggagatcccccagtactgcatatttactttgggactacggacgtattccgaaagatccccctatactgcatatttactttgggactacggacgta contains:
- the LOC138907433 gene encoding uncharacterized protein; translation: MGIVETSGVSFSAFHLRGAAYQWWRAYELSSPDEAASLTWTQFSEMFLHEYIPQGLIDAWRAELEQLRQGSMTVSEYTVCFSGLARHAPALVATVKERVCRFIEGLHPSIRTSMARELEMDITY